One window of the Leishmania infantum JPCM5 genome chromosome 28 genome contains the following:
- a CDS encoding putative cullin 2 — MCNTVMDAYLLVYHLISHPCSNTPLVKVNGKEIWEGQQIMAVYSLQGAIFEKHLLNNVMPAFSQVSNGSTIQTYVRSWRSFLVAVVNIKTVFSSLADKWSLLGLVDNPLDRTEDIALRKWSSVVLTPRMVSQLRKELRALLADERAGHGAPDLSFAVEIKDELSMLPDSNYYRSVVEVDYIRDMCDYCWSKVRGVVESDLFTYAKLCLGLIEEEVKRAERFLTSKDHAVDRLVETLVDDRISAFERGRLSQWLGSIGQRETDEKLQTVFHLLWWSKCKGAPLMEGMFKESVAQHTSTALTGTVRAAGEGTDVYAAVIECFASIIRKYRDVVMTIFDYNGCMLEAMDDGLRCGFTSLRSFNYKKLADRLAAFSNAILGNTGSTKLRLEDVVSVYYFLPDAENAAKDVFLVSYQKHLAKRLLLHHYDEAREQRSMEQLVQIKQSPILFCCRSMLKATTTQSIYVGASSVNGVKVNPALLSRGTWPSLPHTLASSGVSDSVLRQIEGAQRICSTRRHGQRIEFSAPYSSAVIRMLRPAGSTAAGDSVQLKVSFLQMCIIDHFNAKSQCTVQELCESLQVSEVECAFALNPLVSATVLKLSGAMEPSSIVSLGPCDSSIGDVINVMPLEFHSFAHRVVVKSHEQRTLQSAAKANPQRMESQVVHTLKQSGSKTAEELMKFLTSAMQPLIVSRGELKRVLEKLIERGLLVRDDSQRKFVYSP; from the coding sequence ATGTGCAACACCGTGATGGATGCCTACCTCCTCGTTTACCATCTTATCTCACATCCGTGCAGCAATACACCCCTGGTGAAGGTAAACGGGAAGGAAATTTGGGAGGGCCAACAGATCATGGCTGTGTACTCCCTTCAAGGTGCAATTTTTGAGAAGCACTTGCTGAACAACGTGATGCCTGCTTTCTCTCAGGTTAGCAACGGCTCCACCATTCAGACGTATGTCCGCTCATGGCGTTCTTTTCTGGTAGCCGTCGTCAACATCAAAACCGTCTTTTCGTCGCTCGCCGACAAATGGTCTCTGCTGGGTTTGGTGGACAATCCGTTGGACAGGACGGAAGACATTGCTTTGAGGAAGTGGTCGAGCGTAGTGCTGACACCAAGGATGGTTTCCCAGCTCCGCAAAGAGCTCCGCGCACTTCTTGCAGATGAGCGTGCCGGCCACGGTGCTCCGGATCTATCCTTTGCCGTGGAAATCAAAGACGAACTGTCGATGCTTCCCGATTCAAACTACTATCGAAGTGTAGTAGAGGTGGACTATATTCGCGACATGTGCGATTACTGTTGGTCAAAAGTCCGCGGCGTCGTTGAGTCTGATCTCTTCACCTATGCAAAGCTGTGTCTGGGGCTGAttgaggaggaggtgaagcgcGCAGAAAGGTTCCTCACATCCAAGGACCACGCTGTGGATCGGCTGGTGGAAACATTGGTGGACGATCGCATATCTGCCTTCGAGCGCGGCAGGCTTTCTCAGTGGCTTGGCTCGATTGGTCAACGCGAGACAGACGAGAAACTGCAGACGGTGTTTCACCTTCTGTGGTGGAGCAAGTGTAAGGGCGCACCTCTCATGGAGGGAATGTTCAAAGAGAGCGTAGCACAGCACACATCTACTGCGCTGACTGGAACAGTacgcgctgcaggcgaaggCACTGACGTGTACGCCGCCGTTATCGAGTGCTTTGCCTCTATTATTCGAAAGTACCGCGATGTCGTTATGACCATTTTCGACTACAACGGCTGCATGCTGGAGGCGATGGACGATGGGCTGCGGTGCGGCTTTACGAGTCTGCGTTCCTTTAACTACAAAAAACTTGCTGACCGGCTGGCAGCGTTCTCCAATGCAATTCTGGGGAACACAGGGTCCACGAAGCTTCGTCTCGAGGATGTGGTGAGCGTGTACTACTTTTTGCCGGACGCCGAAAACGCCGCGAAGGATGTCTTCCTCGTCTCTTACCAGAAGCATCTCGCTAAGCGACTGCTCTTGCATCACTATGACGAGGCGAGAGAGCAGCGTTCGATGGAGCAGCTGGTGCAGATTAAACAAAGCCCTATCCTCTTCTGCTGCCGAAGTATGCTGAAGGCGACCACCACGCAGAGCATCTACGTCGGCGCTTCGAGCGTGAATGGGGTGAAGGTGAATCCCGCTTTGCTCTCGAGAGGAACTTGGCCGAGCCTTCCGCACACCTTAGCGAGTTCCGGTGTATCTGATTCCGTACTGCGTCAGATCGAAGGAGCACAGCGCAtctgcagcacgcggcggcaTGGGCAAAGGATCGAGTTTTCGGCGCCCTACTCCTCTGCCGTGATACGGATGCTCCGACCAGCAGGGTCGACTGCGGCGGGAGACTCGGTCCAGTTGAAGGTTTCGTTCTTGCAAATGTGCATCATTGATCACTTCAACGCGAAATCGCAGTGCACTGTGCAAGAGCTATGCGAATCCCTCCAAGTATCGGAGGTGGAGTGCGCCTTTGCCTTGAATCCGTTGGTAAGTGCCACAGTTCTCAAGCTTTCGGGAGCAATGGAACCGAGCTCCATCGTATCGCTTGGCCCATGTGATAGCTCGATTGGTGATGTGATCAACGTGATGCCGCTGGAGTTTCACAGCTTCGCTCACCGCGTCGTTGTCAAATCTCACGAGCAGCGCACGCTTCAGAGCGCGGCAAAGGCCAATCCTCAAAGGATGGAGAGCCAAGTTGTGCATACGCTGAAGCAAAGTGGCTCGAAGACGGCCGAGGAGCTGATGAAATTTCTCACCTCTGCGATGCAGCCTCTCATCGTGTCGCGCGGCGAGCTGAAGCGCGTGCTGGAAAAGCTCATTGAGCGCGGTCTTCTTGTCCGAGATGACTCTCAGCGCAAGTTCGTGTACTCGCCGTAG
- a CDS encoding putative glycerophosphoryl diester phosphodiesterase, with protein sequence MRLLSIVALSAGAYIAVSVCLLQMAVRSKKQKSLLEKKFSYPITKIAHRGGSLLGPENTMYTFMQAAKVGLCDMIELDVRESKDGQIVVCHDRTLERTCGPKYAGVTISELVVGKNPSKTLPQCKRTIELEFATRDIKQYEASDSVPVDDTTRICLLSEVLKKFPSMPLHIDIKDESKDFVALVLNLLAAHGRESITFVGSSRPKNRQFINEYFAEREPEIRKRYRIFGGPRDFFQTYLLFYTGLLPYFSVNYDVFSIPVFTSTMKNDAAREYGRVVAAVGAFLFSSPLLWRYLQSRGVAVIGWNLNDEVDILQGIQWPLNGLMSDDPIKLRQLIDANKRVARLNVLVG encoded by the coding sequence ATGCGCTTGCTTTCAATCGTCGCTCTGTCAGCTGGAGCCTATATTGCCGTTTCTGTTTGCTTGCTCCAGATGGCAGTACGTAGCAAAAAGCAGAAATCCCTCTTGGAAAAGAAGTTTTCATACCCTATAACCAAGATTGCTCACCGCGGTGGTTCCCTCTTGGGTCCGGAAAACACAATGTACACATTTATGCAGGCTGCCAAGGTTGGGCTTTGTGACATGATCGAGCTGGATGTCAGGGAATCGAAGGATGGGCAAATTGTCGTGTGCCATGACCGCACACTTGAACGCACATGCGGCCCAAAGTACGCGGGGGTGACGATTTCAGAGTTGGTGGTCGGCAAGAACCCTTCCAAAACACTTCCTCAATGCAAGAGAACTATTGAGTTGGAGTTTGCCACTCGCGACATCAAGCAGTACGAGGCGTCTGACAGCGTCCCCGTTGATGACACTACCAGAATTTGCCTCTTGAGTGAAGTGCTCAAGAAGTTCCCCTCTATGCCGCTGCACATTGACATCAAGGATGAAAGCAAAGATTTTGTCGCTTTAGTTCTAAACCTGCTTGCCGCGCACGGACGCGAAAGCATCACTTTCGTGGGAAGCAGCCGACCGAAGAACCGACAGTTCATCAACGAGTACTTTGCGGAGAGGGAGCCCGAAATTCGGAAACGGTACCGGATTTTTGGGGGGCCTCGTGATTTTTTCCAGACGTACCTCCTCTTTTACACGGGGCTACTGCCTTACTTCTCCGTAAACTATGATGTTTTCTCGATTCCGGTTTTTACAAGCACCATGAAGAACGATGCCGCAAGGGAATATGGAAGagtcgttgctgctgtgggtGCATTTCTTTTCTCTTCACCGTTGCTGTGGAGGTACCTCCAGAGCCGAGGCGTCGCTGTGATTGGGTGGAACCTGAACGACGAGGTTGACATTTTGCAAGGGATTCAGTGGCCCCTAAACGGCCTGATGTCTGACGATCCCATCAAACTCCGCCAGCTAATAGATGCGAACAAGAGAGTGGCTCGGTTGAACGTGCTAGTTGGTTag